The proteins below come from a single Orcinus orca chromosome 6, mOrcOrc1.1, whole genome shotgun sequence genomic window:
- the ZNF484 gene encoding zinc finger protein 484 isoform X2: MSVKNNRISAPFPEEPEMTKSLGSVSFKDVTVDFSREEWQQLDLAQKSLYRDVMLENYFNLISVGCQVPKPEVIFNLERGEQPCMLDGEISSQSYLDQGIGFETSQQGMSEEVSIQFERINLFTRDDLYSILEELWQDDEQTGRCEENQNKHLSHVAFINKDTLANEGDCEYNKDIRKMFRVNTYLVPSRKRLHNCDSFQKSLKPIVSLCNYNRNNVTENFDKIIGYGNIFTHMNSHTEMNACGYNQCKKLLSHKQTLIQHQKFHGENLYLFSDCVKLSTHKSHLFAHQRIYTEEKHHECSKCETVFTRKSQFAVPQVYTREKPYICTEYGKDFSLNSNHEKTPHTEETDCKFSPHGKAFIQKSDLFRHQRIHPGGKKPYNYNECGKNVSQNSNLNIHKKVHTGEKHFECTECGKAFTRKSTLSMHQKIHTGEKPYVCTECGKAFIRKSHFITHERIHTGEKPYECSDCGKSFIKKSQLHVHQRIHTGENPFICSECGKVFTHKTNLIIHQKIHTGERPYICTECEKAFTDRSNLIKHQKIHTGEKPYKCSDCGKSFTWKSRLRIHQKCHTGERHYECSECGKAFIQKSTLSMHQRIHKGEKPYVCTECGKAFFHKSHFITHERIHTGEKPYKCSDCGKSFTKKSQLHVHQQIHTGEKPYRCAECGKAFTDRSNLFTHQKIHTGEKPYKCNDCGKAFTRKSGLHIHQQSHTGERHYECSECGKAFARKSTLIMHQRIHTGEKPYICTECGKSFIQKSHLNRHRRIHTGEKPYECSDCGKAFIKKTQLLEHHRIHTGEKPYMCAECGKAFTIRSNLIKHQKIHTKQKPYKCSDFRKAFNWKVQLSIHQKSDTGEVECSVPQSWCGDKSFEEL; encoded by the exons ATGTCCGTGAAGAACAATCGG ATCTCTGCCCCTTTCCCAGAAGAACCAGAAATGACCAAGTCCCTG GGATCAGTGTCTTTCAAGGATGTAACTGTAGACTTCAGCAGGGAGGAGTGGCAACAGTTGGACCTTGCTCAGAAAAGTCTATACAGGGATGTAATGCTGGAAAACTATTTCAACTTGATCTCAGTGG GGTGTCAAGTTCCCAAACCAGAAGTCATTTTCAACTTGGAGCGGGGAGAACAGCCATGTATGTTGGATGGTGAAATCTCAAGCCAGAGCTATCTAG atcaggGTATTGGTTTTGAAACGTCACAACAGGGAATGTCTGAAGAAGTTTCAATCCAGTTTGAGAGAATTAATCTCTTCACAAGAGATGACCTGTATTCCATTTTAGAAGAATTGTGGCAAGATGATGAACAGACAGGGAGATGTGAGGAAAACCAGAACAAACATTTAAGTCATGTTGCCTTCATCAACAAGGATACACTAGCTAATGAGGGAGACTGTGAATATAATAAAGACATTAGGAAAATGTTTCGTGTAAACACATACCTTGTTCCTTCAAGAAAAAGACTCCATAACTGTGACTCATTTCAAAAGAGTTTGAAGCCTATTGTAAGCCTATGTAATTATAATAGAAACAATGTAACAGAAAATTTTGATAAGATTATTGGATATGGTAATATCTTTACTCATATGAATTCTCATACAGAAATGAATGCTTGTGGATATAATCAATGTAAGAAACTTCTGAGTCATAAGCAAACTCTCATTCAACATCAAAAATTTCATGGGGAGAACCtctatttattttctgattgtgTAAAACTTTCCACCCATAAGTCACACctttttgcacatcaaaggattTATACTGAAGAGAAACATCATGAGTGCAGCAAATGTGAAACAGTCTTCACTCGGAAGTCCCAATTTGCTGTACCTCAGGTTTATACAAGAGAGAAACCTTATATATGCACTGAATATGGGAAGGACTTTTCCCTCAACTCAAACCATGAGAAAACTCCTCACACTGAGGAGACTGATTGTAAATTCAGTCCACATGGAAAAGCCTTTATCCAGAAGTCAGATCTGTTCAGACACCAGAGAATTCATCCTGGAGGGAAAAAACCCTATAATTATAATGAATGTGGGAAAAATGTCTCTCAGAATTCAAACCTCAATATACATAAGAAAgttcatactggtgagaaacaCTTTGAATGTACTGAATGTGGAAAAGCTTTCACAAGGAAATCAACACTAAGTATGCATCAGAAAATTCATacaggagaaaaaccctatgtatgtactgaatgtgggaaagcctttatcCGGAAGTCACATTTTATTACACAtgagagaattcatactggagagaaaccttatgaatgcAGTGACTGCGGGAAGTCCTTTATAAAGAAGTCACAGCTCCATGTGCACCAGCGAATTCACACAGGGGAGAATCCCTTTATATGTTCAGAATGTGGGAAGGTCTTCACCCACAAGACAAATCTCATTATACACCAGAAAATTCATACTGGTGAGAGACCCTATATATGTACTGAATGTGAGAAGGCCTTTACTGACAGGTCAAATCTCATTAAACACCAaaaaattcatactggagagaaaccctataaatGCAGTGACTGTGGAAAATCATTCACCTGGAAGTCACGGCTCAGGATACATCAGAAATGTCATACTGGAGAGAGACATTAtgaatgcagtgaatgtgggaaagcatTTATTCAGAAGTCAACACTGAGTATGCACCAGAGAAttcataaaggagaaaaaccctatgTTTGCActgaatgtgggaaggccttctTCCATAAGTCACATTTTATTACACAtgagagaattcatactggagagaaaccttacaaatgcAGTGATTGTGGGAAATCCTTCACGAAGAAGTCACAGCTTCATGTACATCAGCaaattcacacaggagagaaaccctacaGATGTGCTGAATGTGGAAAGGCTTTTACTGACAGATCAAATCTCTTTACACACCAGAAaattcatactggtgagaaaccctatAAATGTAATGACTGTGGAAAAGCTTTCACTCGGAAATCAGGCCTCCATATACATCAGCAGTCTCATACTGGAGAAAGACattatgagtgcagtgaatgtgggaaagcctttgcAAGAAAATCAACACTAATTatgcatcagagaattcatacaggagagaaaccttataTTTGTACTGAATGTGGGAAGTCCTTCATCCAGAAGTCACACTTAAATCGACATcggagaattcatactggagagaagccctatgaatGCAGTGACTGTGGGAAGGCCTTTATTAAGAAGACACAACTCCTTGAACACCATCgaattcacacaggagagaaaccatatatGTGTGCTGAATGTGGAAAGGCCTTCACCATCAGATCAAATCTTATTAAACACCAGAAAATTCATACTAAACAGAAACCCTATAAATGTAGTGACTTTAGGAAAGCCTTCAACTGGAAAGTACAACTCAGTATACATCAGAAATCTGATACTGGGGAAGTAGAATGCTCAGTGCCACAATCATGGTGTGGGGATAAAAGTTTTGAGGAGCTATAG
- the ZNF484 gene encoding zinc finger protein 484 isoform X1 — MVLCLLWAHTAGIPSPCAPQKRWSFASPAGPDSLPAICGTLAPFRLCSCSQPQSSSWGLTSKARASAPSPNLPQRVSGQVSQIGSTLSSLLELISAPFPEEPEMTKSLGSVSFKDVTVDFSREEWQQLDLAQKSLYRDVMLENYFNLISVGCQVPKPEVIFNLERGEQPCMLDGEISSQSYLDQGIGFETSQQGMSEEVSIQFERINLFTRDDLYSILEELWQDDEQTGRCEENQNKHLSHVAFINKDTLANEGDCEYNKDIRKMFRVNTYLVPSRKRLHNCDSFQKSLKPIVSLCNYNRNNVTENFDKIIGYGNIFTHMNSHTEMNACGYNQCKKLLSHKQTLIQHQKFHGENLYLFSDCVKLSTHKSHLFAHQRIYTEEKHHECSKCETVFTRKSQFAVPQVYTREKPYICTEYGKDFSLNSNHEKTPHTEETDCKFSPHGKAFIQKSDLFRHQRIHPGGKKPYNYNECGKNVSQNSNLNIHKKVHTGEKHFECTECGKAFTRKSTLSMHQKIHTGEKPYVCTECGKAFIRKSHFITHERIHTGEKPYECSDCGKSFIKKSQLHVHQRIHTGENPFICSECGKVFTHKTNLIIHQKIHTGERPYICTECEKAFTDRSNLIKHQKIHTGEKPYKCSDCGKSFTWKSRLRIHQKCHTGERHYECSECGKAFIQKSTLSMHQRIHKGEKPYVCTECGKAFFHKSHFITHERIHTGEKPYKCSDCGKSFTKKSQLHVHQQIHTGEKPYRCAECGKAFTDRSNLFTHQKIHTGEKPYKCNDCGKAFTRKSGLHIHQQSHTGERHYECSECGKAFARKSTLIMHQRIHTGEKPYICTECGKSFIQKSHLNRHRRIHTGEKPYECSDCGKAFIKKTQLLEHHRIHTGEKPYMCAECGKAFTIRSNLIKHQKIHTKQKPYKCSDFRKAFNWKVQLSIHQKSDTGEVECSVPQSWCGDKSFEEL, encoded by the exons ATCTCTGCCCCTTTCCCAGAAGAACCAGAAATGACCAAGTCCCTG GGATCAGTGTCTTTCAAGGATGTAACTGTAGACTTCAGCAGGGAGGAGTGGCAACAGTTGGACCTTGCTCAGAAAAGTCTATACAGGGATGTAATGCTGGAAAACTATTTCAACTTGATCTCAGTGG GGTGTCAAGTTCCCAAACCAGAAGTCATTTTCAACTTGGAGCGGGGAGAACAGCCATGTATGTTGGATGGTGAAATCTCAAGCCAGAGCTATCTAG atcaggGTATTGGTTTTGAAACGTCACAACAGGGAATGTCTGAAGAAGTTTCAATCCAGTTTGAGAGAATTAATCTCTTCACAAGAGATGACCTGTATTCCATTTTAGAAGAATTGTGGCAAGATGATGAACAGACAGGGAGATGTGAGGAAAACCAGAACAAACATTTAAGTCATGTTGCCTTCATCAACAAGGATACACTAGCTAATGAGGGAGACTGTGAATATAATAAAGACATTAGGAAAATGTTTCGTGTAAACACATACCTTGTTCCTTCAAGAAAAAGACTCCATAACTGTGACTCATTTCAAAAGAGTTTGAAGCCTATTGTAAGCCTATGTAATTATAATAGAAACAATGTAACAGAAAATTTTGATAAGATTATTGGATATGGTAATATCTTTACTCATATGAATTCTCATACAGAAATGAATGCTTGTGGATATAATCAATGTAAGAAACTTCTGAGTCATAAGCAAACTCTCATTCAACATCAAAAATTTCATGGGGAGAACCtctatttattttctgattgtgTAAAACTTTCCACCCATAAGTCACACctttttgcacatcaaaggattTATACTGAAGAGAAACATCATGAGTGCAGCAAATGTGAAACAGTCTTCACTCGGAAGTCCCAATTTGCTGTACCTCAGGTTTATACAAGAGAGAAACCTTATATATGCACTGAATATGGGAAGGACTTTTCCCTCAACTCAAACCATGAGAAAACTCCTCACACTGAGGAGACTGATTGTAAATTCAGTCCACATGGAAAAGCCTTTATCCAGAAGTCAGATCTGTTCAGACACCAGAGAATTCATCCTGGAGGGAAAAAACCCTATAATTATAATGAATGTGGGAAAAATGTCTCTCAGAATTCAAACCTCAATATACATAAGAAAgttcatactggtgagaaacaCTTTGAATGTACTGAATGTGGAAAAGCTTTCACAAGGAAATCAACACTAAGTATGCATCAGAAAATTCATacaggagaaaaaccctatgtatgtactgaatgtgggaaagcctttatcCGGAAGTCACATTTTATTACACAtgagagaattcatactggagagaaaccttatgaatgcAGTGACTGCGGGAAGTCCTTTATAAAGAAGTCACAGCTCCATGTGCACCAGCGAATTCACACAGGGGAGAATCCCTTTATATGTTCAGAATGTGGGAAGGTCTTCACCCACAAGACAAATCTCATTATACACCAGAAAATTCATACTGGTGAGAGACCCTATATATGTACTGAATGTGAGAAGGCCTTTACTGACAGGTCAAATCTCATTAAACACCAaaaaattcatactggagagaaaccctataaatGCAGTGACTGTGGAAAATCATTCACCTGGAAGTCACGGCTCAGGATACATCAGAAATGTCATACTGGAGAGAGACATTAtgaatgcagtgaatgtgggaaagcatTTATTCAGAAGTCAACACTGAGTATGCACCAGAGAAttcataaaggagaaaaaccctatgTTTGCActgaatgtgggaaggccttctTCCATAAGTCACATTTTATTACACAtgagagaattcatactggagagaaaccttacaaatgcAGTGATTGTGGGAAATCCTTCACGAAGAAGTCACAGCTTCATGTACATCAGCaaattcacacaggagagaaaccctacaGATGTGCTGAATGTGGAAAGGCTTTTACTGACAGATCAAATCTCTTTACACACCAGAAaattcatactggtgagaaaccctatAAATGTAATGACTGTGGAAAAGCTTTCACTCGGAAATCAGGCCTCCATATACATCAGCAGTCTCATACTGGAGAAAGACattatgagtgcagtgaatgtgggaaagcctttgcAAGAAAATCAACACTAATTatgcatcagagaattcatacaggagagaaaccttataTTTGTACTGAATGTGGGAAGTCCTTCATCCAGAAGTCACACTTAAATCGACATcggagaattcatactggagagaagccctatgaatGCAGTGACTGTGGGAAGGCCTTTATTAAGAAGACACAACTCCTTGAACACCATCgaattcacacaggagagaaaccatatatGTGTGCTGAATGTGGAAAGGCCTTCACCATCAGATCAAATCTTATTAAACACCAGAAAATTCATACTAAACAGAAACCCTATAAATGTAGTGACTTTAGGAAAGCCTTCAACTGGAAAGTACAACTCAGTATACATCAGAAATCTGATACTGGGGAAGTAGAATGCTCAGTGCCACAATCATGGTGTGGGGATAAAAGTTTTGAGGAGCTATAG
- the ZNF484 gene encoding zinc finger protein 484 isoform X3, giving the protein MTKSLGSVSFKDVTVDFSREEWQQLDLAQKSLYRDVMLENYFNLISVGCQVPKPEVIFNLERGEQPCMLDGEISSQSYLDQGIGFETSQQGMSEEVSIQFERINLFTRDDLYSILEELWQDDEQTGRCEENQNKHLSHVAFINKDTLANEGDCEYNKDIRKMFRVNTYLVPSRKRLHNCDSFQKSLKPIVSLCNYNRNNVTENFDKIIGYGNIFTHMNSHTEMNACGYNQCKKLLSHKQTLIQHQKFHGENLYLFSDCVKLSTHKSHLFAHQRIYTEEKHHECSKCETVFTRKSQFAVPQVYTREKPYICTEYGKDFSLNSNHEKTPHTEETDCKFSPHGKAFIQKSDLFRHQRIHPGGKKPYNYNECGKNVSQNSNLNIHKKVHTGEKHFECTECGKAFTRKSTLSMHQKIHTGEKPYVCTECGKAFIRKSHFITHERIHTGEKPYECSDCGKSFIKKSQLHVHQRIHTGENPFICSECGKVFTHKTNLIIHQKIHTGERPYICTECEKAFTDRSNLIKHQKIHTGEKPYKCSDCGKSFTWKSRLRIHQKCHTGERHYECSECGKAFIQKSTLSMHQRIHKGEKPYVCTECGKAFFHKSHFITHERIHTGEKPYKCSDCGKSFTKKSQLHVHQQIHTGEKPYRCAECGKAFTDRSNLFTHQKIHTGEKPYKCNDCGKAFTRKSGLHIHQQSHTGERHYECSECGKAFARKSTLIMHQRIHTGEKPYICTECGKSFIQKSHLNRHRRIHTGEKPYECSDCGKAFIKKTQLLEHHRIHTGEKPYMCAECGKAFTIRSNLIKHQKIHTKQKPYKCSDFRKAFNWKVQLSIHQKSDTGEVECSVPQSWCGDKSFEEL; this is encoded by the exons ATGACCAAGTCCCTG GGATCAGTGTCTTTCAAGGATGTAACTGTAGACTTCAGCAGGGAGGAGTGGCAACAGTTGGACCTTGCTCAGAAAAGTCTATACAGGGATGTAATGCTGGAAAACTATTTCAACTTGATCTCAGTGG GGTGTCAAGTTCCCAAACCAGAAGTCATTTTCAACTTGGAGCGGGGAGAACAGCCATGTATGTTGGATGGTGAAATCTCAAGCCAGAGCTATCTAG atcaggGTATTGGTTTTGAAACGTCACAACAGGGAATGTCTGAAGAAGTTTCAATCCAGTTTGAGAGAATTAATCTCTTCACAAGAGATGACCTGTATTCCATTTTAGAAGAATTGTGGCAAGATGATGAACAGACAGGGAGATGTGAGGAAAACCAGAACAAACATTTAAGTCATGTTGCCTTCATCAACAAGGATACACTAGCTAATGAGGGAGACTGTGAATATAATAAAGACATTAGGAAAATGTTTCGTGTAAACACATACCTTGTTCCTTCAAGAAAAAGACTCCATAACTGTGACTCATTTCAAAAGAGTTTGAAGCCTATTGTAAGCCTATGTAATTATAATAGAAACAATGTAACAGAAAATTTTGATAAGATTATTGGATATGGTAATATCTTTACTCATATGAATTCTCATACAGAAATGAATGCTTGTGGATATAATCAATGTAAGAAACTTCTGAGTCATAAGCAAACTCTCATTCAACATCAAAAATTTCATGGGGAGAACCtctatttattttctgattgtgTAAAACTTTCCACCCATAAGTCACACctttttgcacatcaaaggattTATACTGAAGAGAAACATCATGAGTGCAGCAAATGTGAAACAGTCTTCACTCGGAAGTCCCAATTTGCTGTACCTCAGGTTTATACAAGAGAGAAACCTTATATATGCACTGAATATGGGAAGGACTTTTCCCTCAACTCAAACCATGAGAAAACTCCTCACACTGAGGAGACTGATTGTAAATTCAGTCCACATGGAAAAGCCTTTATCCAGAAGTCAGATCTGTTCAGACACCAGAGAATTCATCCTGGAGGGAAAAAACCCTATAATTATAATGAATGTGGGAAAAATGTCTCTCAGAATTCAAACCTCAATATACATAAGAAAgttcatactggtgagaaacaCTTTGAATGTACTGAATGTGGAAAAGCTTTCACAAGGAAATCAACACTAAGTATGCATCAGAAAATTCATacaggagaaaaaccctatgtatgtactgaatgtgggaaagcctttatcCGGAAGTCACATTTTATTACACAtgagagaattcatactggagagaaaccttatgaatgcAGTGACTGCGGGAAGTCCTTTATAAAGAAGTCACAGCTCCATGTGCACCAGCGAATTCACACAGGGGAGAATCCCTTTATATGTTCAGAATGTGGGAAGGTCTTCACCCACAAGACAAATCTCATTATACACCAGAAAATTCATACTGGTGAGAGACCCTATATATGTACTGAATGTGAGAAGGCCTTTACTGACAGGTCAAATCTCATTAAACACCAaaaaattcatactggagagaaaccctataaatGCAGTGACTGTGGAAAATCATTCACCTGGAAGTCACGGCTCAGGATACATCAGAAATGTCATACTGGAGAGAGACATTAtgaatgcagtgaatgtgggaaagcatTTATTCAGAAGTCAACACTGAGTATGCACCAGAGAAttcataaaggagaaaaaccctatgTTTGCActgaatgtgggaaggccttctTCCATAAGTCACATTTTATTACACAtgagagaattcatactggagagaaaccttacaaatgcAGTGATTGTGGGAAATCCTTCACGAAGAAGTCACAGCTTCATGTACATCAGCaaattcacacaggagagaaaccctacaGATGTGCTGAATGTGGAAAGGCTTTTACTGACAGATCAAATCTCTTTACACACCAGAAaattcatactggtgagaaaccctatAAATGTAATGACTGTGGAAAAGCTTTCACTCGGAAATCAGGCCTCCATATACATCAGCAGTCTCATACTGGAGAAAGACattatgagtgcagtgaatgtgggaaagcctttgcAAGAAAATCAACACTAATTatgcatcagagaattcatacaggagagaaaccttataTTTGTACTGAATGTGGGAAGTCCTTCATCCAGAAGTCACACTTAAATCGACATcggagaattcatactggagagaagccctatgaatGCAGTGACTGTGGGAAGGCCTTTATTAAGAAGACACAACTCCTTGAACACCATCgaattcacacaggagagaaaccatatatGTGTGCTGAATGTGGAAAGGCCTTCACCATCAGATCAAATCTTATTAAACACCAGAAAATTCATACTAAACAGAAACCCTATAAATGTAGTGACTTTAGGAAAGCCTTCAACTGGAAAGTACAACTCAGTATACATCAGAAATCTGATACTGGGGAAGTAGAATGCTCAGTGCCACAATCATGGTGTGGGGATAAAAGTTTTGAGGAGCTATAG
- the ZNF484 gene encoding zinc finger protein 484 isoform X4 translates to MLENYFNLISVGCQVPKPEVIFNLERGEQPCMLDGEISSQSYLDQGIGFETSQQGMSEEVSIQFERINLFTRDDLYSILEELWQDDEQTGRCEENQNKHLSHVAFINKDTLANEGDCEYNKDIRKMFRVNTYLVPSRKRLHNCDSFQKSLKPIVSLCNYNRNNVTENFDKIIGYGNIFTHMNSHTEMNACGYNQCKKLLSHKQTLIQHQKFHGENLYLFSDCVKLSTHKSHLFAHQRIYTEEKHHECSKCETVFTRKSQFAVPQVYTREKPYICTEYGKDFSLNSNHEKTPHTEETDCKFSPHGKAFIQKSDLFRHQRIHPGGKKPYNYNECGKNVSQNSNLNIHKKVHTGEKHFECTECGKAFTRKSTLSMHQKIHTGEKPYVCTECGKAFIRKSHFITHERIHTGEKPYECSDCGKSFIKKSQLHVHQRIHTGENPFICSECGKVFTHKTNLIIHQKIHTGERPYICTECEKAFTDRSNLIKHQKIHTGEKPYKCSDCGKSFTWKSRLRIHQKCHTGERHYECSECGKAFIQKSTLSMHQRIHKGEKPYVCTECGKAFFHKSHFITHERIHTGEKPYKCSDCGKSFTKKSQLHVHQQIHTGEKPYRCAECGKAFTDRSNLFTHQKIHTGEKPYKCNDCGKAFTRKSGLHIHQQSHTGERHYECSECGKAFARKSTLIMHQRIHTGEKPYICTECGKSFIQKSHLNRHRRIHTGEKPYECSDCGKAFIKKTQLLEHHRIHTGEKPYMCAECGKAFTIRSNLIKHQKIHTKQKPYKCSDFRKAFNWKVQLSIHQKSDTGEVECSVPQSWCGDKSFEEL, encoded by the exons ATGCTGGAAAACTATTTCAACTTGATCTCAGTGG GGTGTCAAGTTCCCAAACCAGAAGTCATTTTCAACTTGGAGCGGGGAGAACAGCCATGTATGTTGGATGGTGAAATCTCAAGCCAGAGCTATCTAG atcaggGTATTGGTTTTGAAACGTCACAACAGGGAATGTCTGAAGAAGTTTCAATCCAGTTTGAGAGAATTAATCTCTTCACAAGAGATGACCTGTATTCCATTTTAGAAGAATTGTGGCAAGATGATGAACAGACAGGGAGATGTGAGGAAAACCAGAACAAACATTTAAGTCATGTTGCCTTCATCAACAAGGATACACTAGCTAATGAGGGAGACTGTGAATATAATAAAGACATTAGGAAAATGTTTCGTGTAAACACATACCTTGTTCCTTCAAGAAAAAGACTCCATAACTGTGACTCATTTCAAAAGAGTTTGAAGCCTATTGTAAGCCTATGTAATTATAATAGAAACAATGTAACAGAAAATTTTGATAAGATTATTGGATATGGTAATATCTTTACTCATATGAATTCTCATACAGAAATGAATGCTTGTGGATATAATCAATGTAAGAAACTTCTGAGTCATAAGCAAACTCTCATTCAACATCAAAAATTTCATGGGGAGAACCtctatttattttctgattgtgTAAAACTTTCCACCCATAAGTCACACctttttgcacatcaaaggattTATACTGAAGAGAAACATCATGAGTGCAGCAAATGTGAAACAGTCTTCACTCGGAAGTCCCAATTTGCTGTACCTCAGGTTTATACAAGAGAGAAACCTTATATATGCACTGAATATGGGAAGGACTTTTCCCTCAACTCAAACCATGAGAAAACTCCTCACACTGAGGAGACTGATTGTAAATTCAGTCCACATGGAAAAGCCTTTATCCAGAAGTCAGATCTGTTCAGACACCAGAGAATTCATCCTGGAGGGAAAAAACCCTATAATTATAATGAATGTGGGAAAAATGTCTCTCAGAATTCAAACCTCAATATACATAAGAAAgttcatactggtgagaaacaCTTTGAATGTACTGAATGTGGAAAAGCTTTCACAAGGAAATCAACACTAAGTATGCATCAGAAAATTCATacaggagaaaaaccctatgtatgtactgaatgtgggaaagcctttatcCGGAAGTCACATTTTATTACACAtgagagaattcatactggagagaaaccttatgaatgcAGTGACTGCGGGAAGTCCTTTATAAAGAAGTCACAGCTCCATGTGCACCAGCGAATTCACACAGGGGAGAATCCCTTTATATGTTCAGAATGTGGGAAGGTCTTCACCCACAAGACAAATCTCATTATACACCAGAAAATTCATACTGGTGAGAGACCCTATATATGTACTGAATGTGAGAAGGCCTTTACTGACAGGTCAAATCTCATTAAACACCAaaaaattcatactggagagaaaccctataaatGCAGTGACTGTGGAAAATCATTCACCTGGAAGTCACGGCTCAGGATACATCAGAAATGTCATACTGGAGAGAGACATTAtgaatgcagtgaatgtgggaaagcatTTATTCAGAAGTCAACACTGAGTATGCACCAGAGAAttcataaaggagaaaaaccctatgTTTGCActgaatgtgggaaggccttctTCCATAAGTCACATTTTATTACACAtgagagaattcatactggagagaaaccttacaaatgcAGTGATTGTGGGAAATCCTTCACGAAGAAGTCACAGCTTCATGTACATCAGCaaattcacacaggagagaaaccctacaGATGTGCTGAATGTGGAAAGGCTTTTACTGACAGATCAAATCTCTTTACACACCAGAAaattcatactggtgagaaaccctatAAATGTAATGACTGTGGAAAAGCTTTCACTCGGAAATCAGGCCTCCATATACATCAGCAGTCTCATACTGGAGAAAGACattatgagtgcagtgaatgtgggaaagcctttgcAAGAAAATCAACACTAATTatgcatcagagaattcatacaggagagaaaccttataTTTGTACTGAATGTGGGAAGTCCTTCATCCAGAAGTCACACTTAAATCGACATcggagaattcatactggagagaagccctatgaatGCAGTGACTGTGGGAAGGCCTTTATTAAGAAGACACAACTCCTTGAACACCATCgaattcacacaggagagaaaccatatatGTGTGCTGAATGTGGAAAGGCCTTCACCATCAGATCAAATCTTATTAAACACCAGAAAATTCATACTAAACAGAAACCCTATAAATGTAGTGACTTTAGGAAAGCCTTCAACTGGAAAGTACAACTCAGTATACATCAGAAATCTGATACTGGGGAAGTAGAATGCTCAGTGCCACAATCATGGTGTGGGGATAAAAGTTTTGAGGAGCTATAG